A genomic segment from Frateuria edaphi encodes:
- a CDS encoding flagellin, whose product MSVLTNISSLNAQNNLAKSQSKLSTAIARLSSGMRINSAKDDAAGLAIATRFTTQINGLNQAVRNANDGISLSQTTESALDEVTNNLQRIRELAVQSANATNSENDRAALDAEVQQRLAEVTRISQQTTFNGRHVLDGSFGQAAFQVGANVGETISVDLTKGTRAADVGAVASASSDVSGAFGSAAGLTLAAGDLTVQLGSGTVVNVAAGNYADATSLAAAINTAATSAGVGGTLATVSGNEIAFDNAESSAVTFGGSAATTLGMSSVAAQSSTTTDTTATSSGVISNFTVTDLTIDVGSGAQTVATGSYTDAAALAAAINTAAGSTIAADDGTGKLQITNSTVAAFTFGGSTDNAALGLSTVGAATSTTTDGAATSTGVNAAVTAAAASTPLTLASGDFSINGTAITGTFKDSKALVDQINSSGISGVSAYINDAGQLAINSQDDLVLAGSNTSLGFTAGTTAASGDLTTANVKTVAGANETINRIDSALQSISSIRSDLGAVQNRFDSTIANLQTISQNLDSSRSQIQDADFAAETANMSSANILQQAGVSVLAQANSTTQSVLKLLQ is encoded by the coding sequence ATGAGCGTTCTCACCAACATCAGCTCGCTGAATGCCCAGAACAATCTGGCGAAGTCGCAGAGCAAGCTGTCCACCGCCATCGCCCGCCTGTCCTCCGGCATGCGCATCAACAGCGCCAAGGACGACGCCGCCGGCCTCGCGATCGCCACGCGCTTCACCACGCAGATCAACGGCCTGAACCAGGCCGTGCGCAACGCCAACGACGGTATCTCGCTGTCGCAGACCACTGAGTCGGCGCTGGACGAAGTCACCAACAACCTGCAGCGCATCCGCGAGCTGGCCGTGCAGTCGGCCAACGCGACCAACTCCGAGAACGACCGCGCCGCGCTCGACGCCGAAGTGCAGCAGCGCCTCGCGGAAGTGACCCGCATCTCGCAGCAGACCACCTTCAACGGCCGCCACGTGCTGGACGGCTCGTTCGGCCAGGCCGCCTTCCAGGTCGGCGCGAACGTCGGCGAGACCATCTCGGTCGACCTGACCAAGGGCACCCGCGCCGCCGACGTCGGCGCCGTGGCTTCCGCTTCCAGCGACGTCAGCGGTGCGTTCGGTTCGGCCGCCGGCCTGACCCTCGCCGCCGGCGACCTGACCGTGCAGCTGGGTTCCGGCACCGTGGTGAACGTGGCCGCCGGCAACTACGCCGACGCCACCAGCCTGGCCGCCGCGATCAACACCGCCGCCACCTCGGCCGGCGTCGGCGGCACGCTCGCCACCGTCTCGGGCAACGAAATCGCCTTCGACAACGCCGAGAGCAGCGCCGTGACCTTCGGCGGCAGCGCCGCCACGACCCTGGGCATGAGCTCGGTCGCCGCGCAGTCGTCCACGACCACGGACACCACCGCGACCTCGTCGGGCGTGATCTCCAACTTCACCGTGACCGACCTGACCATCGACGTCGGTAGCGGTGCGCAGACGGTCGCCACCGGCTCGTACACCGACGCTGCCGCCCTGGCCGCCGCCATCAACACCGCCGCCGGCAGCACGATCGCCGCGGACGACGGCACCGGCAAGCTGCAGATCACCAACTCCACCGTCGCCGCGTTCACGTTCGGCGGTTCGACCGACAACGCCGCGCTCGGCCTGTCAACGGTGGGTGCGGCCACCAGCACGACCACCGACGGTGCGGCCACCTCGACCGGCGTCAACGCCGCCGTGACGGCTGCCGCCGCCTCGACCCCGCTGACCCTGGCCTCCGGTGACTTCAGCATCAACGGCACCGCGATCACCGGTACGTTCAAGGACTCCAAGGCCCTGGTCGACCAGATCAACAGCTCGGGCATCAGCGGCGTGTCGGCCTACATCAACGACGCCGGCCAGCTGGCGATCAACTCGCAGGACGACCTGGTGCTGGCCGGCAGCAACACCTCGCTGGGCTTCACCGCGGGCACCACGGCCGCTTCGGGCGACCTGACCACGGCCAACGTGAAGACCGTCGCCGGCGCGAACGAGACGATCAACCGCATCGACTCGGCCCTGCAGTCGATCAGCTCGATCCGCAGTGACCTGGGTGCGGTGCAGAACCGCTTCGACTCGACGATCGCCAACCTGCAGACCATCTCGCAGAACCTCGACTCGTCGCGCAGCCAGATCCAGGACGCCGACTTCGCGGCCGAAACGGCCAACATGTCCAGCGCGAACATCCTGCAGCAGGCCGGTGTCTCGGTGCTGGCGCAGGCCAACTCCACCACGCAGAGCGTGCTCAAGCTGCTGCAGTAA
- a CDS encoding PilZ domain-containing protein — protein MTASAWNEFEQRLACEDSWHADSQALAWPLPEGLAQRLAERNTAALASVAALEERRVESADDDSPVMQELSRLDAKLNALIDMINRLAMPAETLPPRQALRFNAIGAVLPAALVPAGDALLLRLRFDACPGVPLELPAHIERRFADGGAFVAFHALGDGVAASLERFVFRQHRRKVAGARQAAP, from the coding sequence ATGACCGCCAGCGCCTGGAACGAGTTCGAGCAGCGCCTTGCCTGCGAGGACAGCTGGCACGCCGACAGCCAGGCGCTTGCCTGGCCGCTGCCCGAAGGACTCGCCCAGCGACTGGCCGAGCGCAATACCGCCGCGCTCGCTTCGGTGGCGGCGCTGGAGGAACGGCGCGTCGAAAGCGCCGATGACGACAGTCCGGTCATGCAGGAACTGTCGAGGCTGGATGCCAAGCTCAACGCGTTGATCGACATGATCAACCGCCTGGCGATGCCTGCCGAAACGTTGCCGCCCCGCCAGGCCTTGCGCTTCAACGCGATCGGCGCGGTATTGCCGGCGGCGCTGGTGCCCGCGGGCGACGCCCTGCTGCTGCGCCTGCGCTTCGACGCTTGCCCGGGCGTGCCGCTGGAGTTGCCCGCGCACATCGAGCGACGGTTCGCCGACGGCGGCGCGTTCGTCGCCTTCCACGCACTGGGCGATGGCGTTGCTGCGTCACTCGAAAGGTTCGTGTTTCGTCAACACCGACGCAAAGTGGCAGGTGCGCGCCAGGCCGCTCCGTGA
- the flgL gene encoding flagellar hook-associated protein FlgL, with product MRVSTSWMQQQSVNTMMERQGDLSDIQTQMGTGKRINQPSDDPVGAARAVELTHLDADTAQYQRNITSANARLGLEDQTLSSVSNVLDRIRTLTLEGMNGTQTDESRSDIAAEMVQLRSQLMGIANSKDSQGDYIFAGNRTGAAPFVSQAGGVSYVGDEGQRMVAAGPGLQVATGDPGSTIFMDVPTGNGTFVVGATAGNTGTAVAGATSVTDASAWDGGTYQISFTAPDAYEVRDSGGTLVASGAYDTQKGGMVAFNGVQVALSGAPATGDSFTVAPSSTQSVFATMDAIIASFTQTNSGGTDAQNALNGQLANLDQSIGSLTRARAAVGARMNALDQQQALNDDLTLQYKTALSDVQDLNYYDAVSKLSLQSSALQAAQQTFSKLQNLSLFNYIK from the coding sequence ATGCGAGTCTCCACCAGCTGGATGCAGCAACAGTCGGTCAACACCATGATGGAGCGGCAGGGCGACCTGTCCGACATCCAGACCCAGATGGGCACCGGCAAGCGGATCAACCAGCCCTCCGACGATCCGGTCGGCGCCGCGCGTGCGGTCGAGCTCACCCACCTGGACGCCGACACCGCGCAATACCAGCGCAACATCACCTCGGCCAACGCGCGGCTGGGCCTGGAAGACCAGACCCTGTCCTCGGTGAGCAACGTGCTGGACCGCATCCGCACGCTGACCTTGGAGGGCATGAACGGCACCCAGACCGACGAGTCGCGTTCCGACATCGCCGCCGAGATGGTCCAGTTGCGCAGCCAGTTGATGGGCATCGCCAACAGCAAGGACTCCCAGGGCGACTACATCTTCGCCGGCAACCGCACCGGAGCCGCGCCATTCGTGTCGCAGGCCGGCGGCGTGAGCTACGTGGGCGACGAAGGCCAGCGCATGGTCGCGGCCGGGCCCGGCCTGCAGGTCGCCACCGGCGATCCGGGCAGCACCATCTTCATGGACGTCCCAACCGGCAACGGCACGTTCGTCGTCGGCGCCACCGCCGGCAACACCGGCACCGCGGTGGCCGGCGCGACCAGCGTGACCGACGCCAGCGCATGGGACGGCGGTACCTACCAGATCAGTTTCACCGCGCCGGATGCGTATGAAGTGCGCGACAGCGGCGGCACGCTGGTGGCGAGCGGCGCCTACGACACGCAGAAGGGCGGCATGGTCGCTTTCAACGGCGTGCAGGTGGCGCTGTCCGGAGCGCCGGCGACAGGCGACAGCTTCACGGTCGCGCCCTCCTCGACGCAAAGCGTGTTCGCCACGATGGACGCGATCATCGCCAGCTTCACCCAGACCAACAGTGGCGGCACCGACGCGCAGAACGCGCTCAACGGCCAGCTCGCCAACCTCGACCAGTCGATAGGCTCGCTGACCCGCGCACGCGCGGCGGTCGGCGCGCGCATGAACGCACTCGACCAGCAGCAGGCGCTCAACGACGACCTGACGCTGCAGTACAAGACCGCGCTGTCGGACGTGCAGGATCTCAACTACTACGACGCGGTAAGCAAGCTCAGCCTGCAGAGCTCCGCGCTGCAGGCCGCGCAACAGACTTTCAGCAAGTTGCAGAATCTTTCGTTGTTCAACTACATCAAGTAA
- the fliF gene encoding flagellar basal-body MS-ring/collar protein FliF, producing MADNAIATTDSSANRFDLKQLARSPASRQLLLLVGMAAAVALGVAVVLWSRGPNWGLLYAGLGQQDAAAITQALQSTNTPYQLGNDGSSIMVPASDLAAVRLRLAGQGLPQGTATNSVPQADSPFGMSDLAERTRYQQMLETDLGNTIGSLQGVRAARVHLALAKPSAFIRDSREASASVLVTLYPGRQLDASQVAAIVHLVAASVPDLDAKQVSVIDQQGQLLTGSDPDSAAAVGDSRLRLATRIENSYAQRIEELLTPLVGPGKVHAQVSVDLDFSATEKASETFDHEHPALRSEQTSSEHHADGTAADGGVPGALSNQPPVMAAQPTAANPNAGGKAAVAPAAATAQTNTGDSSSSATRNYELDRTISHTSDPAGRLARLSVAVVVDNKTVSGPKGDASVPFTPQELDHLTQLAKNAVGFDQTRGDSVSVINQAFRTAPAADAPEQLPLWQRPGALDLIKQAIGVLIALIVAFGLLRPLLKGLLRSAPQPALAGAGRVPTVSVRIADDDDEGNRLSGPQVIGYEQKVGLARRMVSDNPKQVAQVVRNWVGEDGG from the coding sequence ATGGCTGACAACGCCATCGCCACCACCGACAGCTCTGCCAACCGCTTCGATCTCAAGCAGCTTGCGCGCAGCCCGGCCTCGCGCCAGTTGCTGCTGCTGGTCGGCATGGCCGCGGCCGTGGCGCTGGGCGTGGCAGTGGTGCTGTGGTCGCGCGGACCCAACTGGGGCCTGCTCTACGCGGGCCTCGGCCAGCAGGACGCCGCGGCGATCACGCAGGCGCTGCAGTCGACCAACACGCCCTACCAGCTTGGCAACGACGGCAGCTCGATCATGGTGCCGGCCTCGGACCTCGCTGCGGTGCGCCTGCGCCTGGCCGGGCAGGGGCTGCCGCAGGGCACCGCCACCAACTCCGTGCCGCAAGCCGATTCGCCGTTCGGCATGAGCGACCTGGCCGAGCGCACGCGCTACCAGCAGATGCTCGAGACCGACCTGGGCAACACCATCGGCAGCCTGCAGGGCGTGCGCGCCGCGCGCGTGCACCTGGCGCTGGCCAAGCCCTCGGCCTTCATCCGCGACAGCCGCGAGGCCAGTGCCTCGGTGCTGGTCACGCTCTATCCGGGACGGCAACTGGACGCGAGCCAGGTGGCCGCGATCGTGCATCTGGTCGCCGCCTCGGTGCCGGACCTGGACGCCAAGCAGGTGTCGGTGATCGACCAGCAGGGCCAGCTGCTCACCGGCAGCGACCCGGACAGCGCCGCCGCCGTCGGCGACAGCCGCCTGCGCCTGGCCACGCGGATCGAAAACAGCTACGCGCAACGCATCGAGGAATTGCTCACCCCATTGGTCGGGCCGGGCAAGGTGCACGCACAGGTCTCGGTGGACCTGGACTTCAGCGCCACCGAGAAGGCCAGCGAGACCTTCGACCACGAACACCCGGCGCTGCGCAGCGAACAGACCAGCAGCGAACATCATGCCGATGGCACGGCCGCCGACGGTGGCGTGCCCGGCGCGCTCAGCAACCAGCCGCCGGTGATGGCCGCGCAGCCGACCGCGGCCAATCCCAACGCCGGCGGCAAGGCCGCCGTCGCGCCGGCGGCCGCCACCGCCCAGACCAACACCGGCGACAGCTCCTCCAGCGCCACCCGCAACTACGAACTGGACCGCACCATCAGCCATACCAGCGACCCGGCCGGACGGCTGGCGCGCCTGAGCGTGGCGGTGGTGGTCGACAACAAGACCGTGAGCGGCCCCAAGGGCGACGCCAGCGTCCCGTTCACGCCGCAGGAACTGGACCACCTCACTCAACTGGCCAAGAACGCGGTCGGCTTCGACCAGACCCGCGGCGACAGCGTGAGCGTCATCAACCAGGCTTTCCGCACCGCGCCGGCCGCCGACGCGCCCGAGCAACTGCCGCTGTGGCAGCGCCCCGGCGCGCTGGACCTGATCAAGCAGGCCATCGGCGTGCTGATCGCGCTGATCGTCGCCTTCGGTCTCCTGCGCCCGCTGCTCAAGGGGCTGCTGCGCAGCGCGCCGCAACCGGCGCTCGCTGGCGCCGGGCGCGTGCCTACGGTTTCCGTGCGGATTGCCGATGACGATGACGAGGGGAACCGACTGTCGGGCCCACAGGTGATCGGTTATGAGCAGAAAGTGGGCCTGGCCCGACGCATGGTCAGCGACAACCCCAAGCAGGTGGCGCAGGTGGTCAGGAACTGGGTCGGCGAGGATGGCGGCTAA
- the fliD gene encoding flagellar filament capping protein FliD produces MAITVGSTSSSSALFSAAGIGSGLDVDSLVSQLVAAKKKPQQDQIDAQTSKAQTQISALGQVSAALSALKSALSPLSDGSALAAHAVAIGDTSVLSATARTDAVNGTYKIEVTKLAGAMKASSGAFTDSDATVGTGTLTIAVGDKQMSLDIDAAHASLAQIRDAINKSSDNPGVSATIVTGTDGAHLVLRGTRTGTDNGFSVSASGGDGGLSALSYDPNAASGNGFTVIDPAQDAEYTIDGLPGHSAGNTISTAIDGLTLNLVAEGTSTVTVSSDTAKATSAVTNLVNTYNSFIGIYKNLTKYDATTQTSGALIGDATLNSIKGTLAAVMGGAANGSTLSDIGVTLQLDGTLSLDSGELSDALRGGGAAVSNLFGGDAGLAGKLGGALDKWVGDDGILETRTDNLNKQLTDLDDRQSELDSRMQALTTRYTRQFSTLDTLLTKLNSTSSYLTQQFDALTAANKNK; encoded by the coding sequence ATGGCTATCACCGTCGGCTCCACCAGTTCCTCCAGCGCGCTGTTCAGCGCCGCCGGCATCGGATCCGGACTCGACGTCGACAGCCTGGTCAGCCAGCTGGTCGCGGCCAAGAAGAAGCCGCAGCAGGACCAGATCGACGCACAGACCAGCAAGGCGCAGACGCAGATCTCGGCCCTGGGCCAGGTCAGCGCGGCGCTTTCGGCACTGAAGTCGGCGCTCAGTCCGCTGAGCGACGGCAGTGCGCTGGCCGCGCATGCGGTCGCCATCGGCGACACCAGCGTGCTGTCGGCCACTGCCCGCACCGATGCGGTCAACGGCACCTACAAGATCGAAGTGACCAAGCTCGCCGGCGCCATGAAGGCGTCGTCCGGAGCATTCACCGACAGTGACGCGACCGTCGGCACCGGCACGCTCACCATCGCCGTCGGCGACAAGCAGATGAGCCTGGACATCGACGCCGCTCACGCCTCGCTGGCGCAGATCCGCGACGCGATCAACAAGTCCTCCGACAACCCCGGCGTCAGCGCCACCATCGTCACCGGCACCGACGGCGCGCACCTCGTGCTGCGCGGCACCCGCACCGGCACGGACAACGGCTTCAGCGTGAGCGCCAGTGGCGGCGATGGCGGCCTGTCCGCGCTCAGCTACGACCCGAACGCGGCCTCGGGCAACGGCTTCACCGTGATCGACCCGGCACAGGACGCCGAGTACACCATCGACGGCCTGCCCGGGCACAGCGCGGGCAACACCATCAGCACGGCCATCGACGGGCTGACCCTGAACCTGGTCGCCGAAGGCACCAGCACGGTGACCGTCAGCAGCGACACGGCCAAGGCGACCAGCGCGGTCACCAACCTGGTCAACACGTACAACAGTTTCATCGGCATCTACAAGAACCTCACCAAGTACGACGCGACCACCCAGACCTCCGGCGCCCTGATCGGCGACGCCACGCTCAACAGCATCAAGGGCACGCTGGCGGCGGTGATGGGCGGCGCGGCCAACGGCAGCACGCTGAGCGACATCGGCGTGACGCTGCAGCTCGACGGCACGCTCAGCCTGGACAGCGGCGAGCTGAGCGATGCGCTCAGGGGCGGCGGCGCGGCCGTGTCCAATCTGTTCGGCGGCGACGCCGGCCTGGCCGGCAAGCTCGGCGGTGCGCTCGACAAGTGGGTCGGCGACGACGGCATCCTCGAGACGCGCACCGACAACCTCAACAAGCAGCTGACGGACCTGGACGACCGCCAGAGCGAACTCGACAGTCGCATGCAGGCGCTCACCACGCGCTACACGCGCCAGTTCAGCACGCTCGACACGCTGCTGACCAAGCTCAACAGCACCAGCAGCTATCTCACCCAGCAATTCGACGCGCTCACCGCGGCGAACAAGAACAAGTAA
- a CDS encoding flagellar protein FliT, with protein MNDALPLALALALTRAMLEAARAGDWEQLVALEAERHPLVMRPVAQDADSVRQLGELLAIDRELQALVIQARDQAGEQWQAGQDRARAIAAYVG; from the coding sequence ATGAACGACGCGCTGCCGCTCGCGCTGGCCCTGGCGCTGACGCGCGCCATGCTCGAGGCCGCCCGCGCGGGCGACTGGGAGCAACTGGTCGCGCTGGAGGCCGAGCGTCATCCGCTGGTGATGCGGCCGGTGGCGCAGGACGCGGACAGCGTGCGCCAGTTGGGCGAACTGCTGGCGATCGATCGCGAGCTGCAGGCGCTGGTCATCCAGGCGCGCGACCAGGCCGGCGAACAGTGGCAGGCCGGGCAGGATCGCGCCCGCGCCATCGCCGCCTACGTCGGTTAG
- the fliE gene encoding flagellar hook-basal body complex protein FliE produces the protein MSTIDVNNLLAQMRQISSQVRPAETALKAAPAAKADFGALLKESIGSVGQSQQQAGQMAAAFERGDPGADLGRTMVAIQKADLSLRTMTEVRNKLVDAYKEIMNMPV, from the coding sequence ATGAGCACGATCGACGTCAACAACCTGCTCGCCCAGATGCGCCAGATCTCCAGCCAGGTGCGTCCGGCGGAGACCGCGCTGAAGGCGGCGCCGGCGGCGAAGGCGGACTTCGGTGCGCTGCTGAAGGAATCGATCGGCAGCGTCGGCCAGAGCCAGCAGCAGGCGGGACAGATGGCGGCGGCGTTCGAGCGTGGCGATCCGGGCGCGGACCTGGGCCGCACGATGGTGGCGATCCAGAAGGCCGACCTCTCGCTGCGCACGATGACCGAAGTGCGCAACAAGCTGGTCGATGCCTACAAGGAAATCATGAACATGCCGGTCTGA
- a CDS encoding flagellar assembly protein FliH, with the protein MSAVLNRDAVAGYQRWEPPQMGDAPSQAPAEPANHPTVSDLETLQQQAREEGHAAGLAQGLAEARAQGRERVARLEAICAQAARPLDALDAAVEQELAQLALLVARRVIAEELATRPELIVQAVRQAVAALPAATRELRVRLHPDDLALMRELEAAETHWQLVADPALKRGDCLLESERSRLDARLETRLAVMIDAVLGDETGA; encoded by the coding sequence ATGAGCGCCGTCCTCAACCGCGACGCGGTCGCCGGCTACCAGCGCTGGGAGCCGCCGCAGATGGGCGACGCGCCGTCGCAGGCGCCCGCCGAGCCGGCCAACCATCCCACCGTCAGCGACCTGGAAACGCTCCAGCAGCAGGCGCGTGAGGAAGGCCATGCCGCCGGCCTCGCCCAGGGCCTGGCCGAGGCGCGCGCGCAGGGGCGCGAGCGCGTCGCAAGGCTGGAGGCGATCTGCGCCCAGGCGGCGCGCCCGCTCGACGCGCTCGATGCCGCGGTGGAACAGGAGCTTGCGCAACTGGCGCTGCTCGTCGCACGACGCGTGATCGCGGAGGAACTGGCGACCCGCCCGGAGCTGATCGTGCAGGCCGTACGCCAGGCCGTCGCCGCGCTGCCGGCCGCCACGCGCGAGCTGCGCGTGCGCCTGCATCCGGACGACCTGGCGCTGATGCGCGAGCTGGAGGCCGCCGAGACGCACTGGCAACTGGTAGCCGATCCCGCCCTCAAGCGCGGCGACTGCCTGCTCGAAAGCGAACGATCGCGGCTCGATGCGCGATTGGAGACGCGCCTGGCCGTGATGATCGATGCCGTACTGGGTGACGAGACCGGCGCATGA
- a CDS encoding sigma-54 dependent transcriptional regulator gives MSKVDFLVIESNEARAESILSALHFLGYHPQRAEDCAAVEESTHAWRAVYVGTVEDAEAAERQFALLGDAASHVPVLLASDSAWAARLCAASSPFAARVGMVEFPLRYEQLAEVMRSLYARLLGGRRGELRFVGESAPMRRVNALIRQVAPFDSSVLVLGESGTGKEMVARTIHECSPRRDKPFVAINCGAIPAELLESELFGHEKGAFTGAISTRKGRFEMAEGGTLFLDEIGDMSLTMQVKLLRVLQERVYERVGGTKSQRCDVRIIAATHRNLEQAIAGGQFREDLFYRLSVFPLEMPALREHLDDLPVLIGEFNQRLARRGLGSVRFSAGAVNALHQYGWPGNVRELCNLVERLAILYPHGEIRASDLPEKYRGRQAVEEAQGASLLALMDGAPMPASMAAAVAVSPDATLLPEGGLDLKDHLADIEVGLIRQALDVTGGVVAHAAKLLHMQRTTLVEKLRKYGLQNSLAA, from the coding sequence ATGAGCAAGGTCGATTTCCTGGTGATCGAGTCGAACGAGGCGCGGGCCGAGTCCATTCTGTCGGCGCTGCACTTTCTCGGTTACCACCCGCAGCGGGCCGAGGATTGCGCCGCGGTGGAGGAGTCGACCCATGCCTGGCGCGCCGTGTACGTCGGTACGGTCGAGGACGCTGAGGCGGCCGAACGCCAGTTCGCGCTGCTGGGCGACGCCGCAAGCCACGTGCCGGTGCTGCTCGCCAGCGACTCGGCCTGGGCTGCGCGCCTGTGCGCCGCCAGCTCCCCGTTTGCCGCCCGCGTCGGCATGGTCGAGTTCCCGCTGCGCTACGAGCAGCTGGCCGAGGTGATGCGCAGCCTGTACGCGCGCCTGCTCGGCGGCCGCCGCGGCGAGCTGCGCTTCGTTGGCGAGTCCGCGCCGATGCGTCGCGTCAACGCGCTGATCCGCCAGGTCGCGCCGTTCGATTCGTCCGTGCTGGTGCTGGGCGAGTCCGGCACCGGCAAGGAAATGGTCGCGCGCACCATTCACGAGTGTTCGCCGCGCCGCGACAAGCCCTTCGTGGCGATCAACTGCGGCGCGATCCCCGCCGAGCTGCTGGAAAGCGAGCTCTTCGGTCACGAGAAGGGCGCCTTCACCGGCGCGATCAGCACCCGCAAGGGACGCTTCGAGATGGCCGAGGGCGGCACGCTGTTCCTGGACGAGATCGGCGACATGAGCCTGACCATGCAGGTCAAGCTGCTGCGCGTGCTGCAGGAGCGCGTGTACGAGCGCGTCGGCGGCACCAAGAGCCAGCGCTGCGACGTGCGCATCATCGCCGCCACCCATCGCAACCTGGAGCAGGCGATCGCCGGCGGCCAGTTCCGCGAGGACCTGTTCTATCGCCTGTCCGTGTTCCCGCTGGAAATGCCCGCGCTGCGCGAGCACCTGGACGACCTGCCGGTGCTGATCGGCGAATTCAACCAGCGCCTGGCCCGCCGCGGCCTGGGCAGCGTGCGCTTCTCCGCCGGCGCGGTGAACGCGCTGCACCAGTACGGCTGGCCGGGCAACGTGCGCGAGCTGTGCAACCTGGTCGAGCGCCTCGCGATCCTTTACCCGCACGGCGAAATCCGCGCCAGCGACCTGCCGGAGAAGTACCGCGGCCGCCAGGCCGTGGAGGAAGCGCAGGGCGCCTCGCTGCTTGCGCTGATGGACGGCGCGCCGATGCCGGCGTCGATGGCCGCCGCCGTGGCGGTGTCGCCCGACGCGACGCTGCTGCCCGAGGGCGGGCTGGACCTCAAGGACCACCTGGCCGACATCGAAGTGGGCCTGATCCGCCAGGCGCTCGACGTCACCGGCGGCGTGGTCGCCCACGCGGCCAAGTTGCTGCACATGCAGCGCACCACGCTGGTGGAAAAGCTGCGCAAGTACGGCCTGCAGAACAGCCTGGCCGCGTAA
- the fliG gene encoding flagellar motor switch protein FliG codes for MKQEPQITGAQRAAILLLTLGEQDAAEVLKHLSARDVQAVGQAMAVLTSVSREQVDKVLTRLHDDMGSQTALGVGTEDYIRKILTNALGETKAGNLIDRILLGRSSKGLESLKWMEGRAIAEMVGQEHPQIIALVLAHLEHDQAAEVLGYLPGRTRSDAIMRIATLDGVQPHALNELDEIMERQFSGNTNKLKSASVGGLKAAANILNAMESSREAELMAAIRSHDPGLGSKIEDLMFVFDDLVELDDRSMQALLREVPSPRLIVALKGAEPSIREKMFANMSKRAADMLRDDLEVAGPVRVSEVDAAQKEILGIARRLADAGQITLGGSDDLV; via the coding sequence ATGAAACAGGAACCGCAAATCACCGGTGCGCAGCGCGCCGCGATCCTGCTGCTCACCCTGGGCGAGCAGGACGCCGCCGAGGTGCTCAAGCATCTGTCCGCACGCGACGTGCAGGCAGTCGGCCAGGCCATGGCCGTGCTGACCAGCGTGTCGCGCGAACAGGTCGACAAGGTGCTCACCCGGCTGCACGACGACATGGGCTCGCAGACCGCGCTCGGCGTCGGCACCGAGGACTACATCCGCAAGATCCTCACCAACGCGCTGGGCGAGACCAAGGCGGGCAACCTGATCGACCGCATCCTGCTGGGCCGTTCCAGCAAGGGGCTCGAATCGCTCAAGTGGATGGAAGGCCGCGCCATCGCCGAGATGGTCGGCCAGGAACATCCGCAGATCATCGCGCTGGTGCTGGCGCACCTGGAACACGACCAGGCCGCCGAAGTGCTCGGCTACCTGCCGGGCCGCACCCGCTCGGACGCGATCATGCGCATCGCCACGCTCGATGGCGTGCAGCCGCATGCGCTCAACGAGCTGGACGAAATCATGGAGCGCCAGTTCTCCGGCAACACCAACAAGTTGAAGTCCGCCAGCGTGGGCGGCCTCAAGGCCGCGGCCAACATCCTCAACGCGATGGAATCCTCGCGCGAGGCCGAACTGATGGCCGCCATCCGCAGCCACGACCCGGGCCTGGGCAGCAAGATCGAAGACCTGATGTTCGTCTTCGACGACCTGGTGGAGCTGGACGACCGTTCGATGCAGGCGCTGCTGCGCGAAGTGCCTTCGCCGCGCCTCATCGTGGCGCTCAAGGGCGCCGAGCCGTCGATCCGCGAAAAGATGTTCGCCAACATGTCCAAGCGCGCCGCCGACATGCTGCGCGACGACCTGGAAGTGGCCGGGCCCGTGCGCGTGTCCGAGGTGGACGCCGCGCAGAAGGAAATCCTCGGCATCGCCCGGCGCCTGGCCGATGCCGGCCAGATCACCCTCGGCGGCTCGGATGACCTGGTCTGA
- the fliS gene encoding flagellar export chaperone FliS: protein MAFGQGANAYQQVRSHGGVESADPHGLITLLMDGALERLVTARGHMQRGEIAPKGEVIGRVIEIIGGLRDALDPKVESPLVGQLDALYDYMGRRLLHANLRNDVGALDEVSALLQKVRNSWVMVPPEARRPAGAAA, encoded by the coding sequence ATGGCATTCGGACAGGGCGCCAACGCCTACCAGCAGGTCCGCTCGCACGGCGGCGTCGAATCGGCCGATCCGCATGGCCTGATCACGCTGCTCATGGACGGCGCGCTGGAGCGCCTGGTCACCGCGCGCGGCCACATGCAGCGCGGCGAGATCGCGCCCAAGGGCGAGGTGATCGGCCGCGTCATCGAAATCATCGGCGGCCTGCGCGACGCGCTCGACCCGAAGGTCGAGAGCCCGCTGGTCGGCCAGCTCGACGCGCTCTACGACTACATGGGCCGTCGCCTGCTGCACGCGAACCTGCGCAACGACGTGGGCGCGCTCGACGAAGTCAGCGCGCTGCTGCAGAAGGTCCGCAACAGCTGGGTGATGGTGCCGCCCGAAGCGCGCCGTCCCGCCGGCGCCGCGGCATGA